A stretch of Komagataella phaffii GS115 chromosome 2, complete sequence DNA encodes these proteins:
- a CDS encoding mitochondrial rhodanese-like protein: protein MSRLITRSIVRTNLLTNLRRSALVTQRTPVSSLFVQSTTNKYAVPVFLFRSYSKQPIITEEPPAKVYNYEQIKDITEAPDSNVVLVDVREPDEYKAGFIPGAVNIPFKSSPGALNLSKEDFLDTFEFEKPSKDKELIFYCLGGVRSSAAEELAGTFGYLKRGNYIGSWEDWVAHEDKKK, encoded by the coding sequence ATGTCAAGATTAATAACCCGATCCATAGTCAGAACTAACCTGCTAACCAATCTCAGGAGATCGGCATTGGTAACACAAAGAACTCCAGTATCAAGCTTGTTTGTTCAAAGTACCACCAACAAGTATGCAGTCCCAGTATTTTTGTTTCGAAGCTACTCCAAGCAGCCTATCATTACTGAGGAACCTCCAGCCAAAGTGTACAATTATGAGCAAATAAAGGATATAACTGAAGCTCCGGACAGCAATGTGGTGCTGGTGGACGTCAGAGAACCTGATGAGTACAAAGCTGGTTTCATACCTGGGGCTGTCAACATTCCGTTCAAATCATCACCCGGAGCACTAAACCTCTCCAAAGAAGACTTTTTGGATACatttgaatttgagaagCCTAGTAAGGACAAGGAGCTGATTTTTTATTGTCTAGGAGGAGTTCGATCCAGTGCTGCAGAGGAATTGGCGGGCACTTTTGGGTATCTGAAAAGAGGTAACTATATCGGTTCTTGGGAAGATTGGGTTGCCCATGaagacaagaagaaatga